The nucleotide window caacaaagcatgtctggacatacaaagtctgccaactgaagcagccattatgggtctcatcaatggcctacgagagggaccttttagtcaTTCTGTATCAAAGAAACATCCCACATCTCTgaatgaagtacaagaacgagcagaaaagtacatcaacatggaagaaaactctcgactaggagagacctcaaaatccaGATCCTTTTGCTCCTCCCGGGaaaaggataaagagtccaagaaaaaagaagaccaGCATGGAGAGAAGATTAAGAAATACCATAATTATACCCCTCTCTAGGTGTCTCTCGTAGAAGTCTACTAAGAAGTATTGCACACTGAAAAGATCCCACCACCACGTCCACTTAAAAGCAAAAAGGGATGAGGAAATCAGACggaatactgtgaataccatcgaatcTATGGACATCCCACCAATGAGTGCTTTGActtgaagaatgtcatagaaaaattggtaagaGAAGGAAGACTAGATCAGTACTTAGCCAGCAAGACAAATGAGtctagaaagagaagaagacacaaagaggtcggacgaacAGAACGACCACCTCGTACCCCGCAgagacatgttcacatgatacatggaggatttgcgggagggggaatctccaaatcatctcgcaaaagacaccttaaAGAGGTATATCACGTCGAAGGAGGAGAATGAGCACCCAACCTTCCTACTATTACTTTCACTAAAGAGGATGCAGCTGGCGTCATATCAGGACAcgatgatcccatggtcatcactatcatattggTGAACGCAATCCTCCACCGCACGCTGGTGGACCAAGGAAGTTCGGCTGACATCTTGTTTAAAACCGCATTTGACAAACTCAGCCtggaagaaaaagagctcagagcatatccgaacagcctATTTGGATTAGGAGACACTCCGATCCAACCACTTGGAcacatctcgctacacacaacctttggaaagggaGACAGGTCAAgaatgatgacaagtcatcatatacccatttttcaagctaatttcacttgttttgttagcatttatgcactttcttgcatcctaagtaaagGATTTGGAGTAaaaatgcacaacttctctaaatcaagcaaccaccatgaaattaatgttaaatcatgaggtttaagctaattttaattgcattttaattgatttataagcctcttgaatttagtgatactttgagtggttgtttggtttattttaggtgaagaaaagaaaagaaaatgaaaagcgtggcctaagaagcgtgacacaagaaaaggaaagcgtggccaaaggaAAGGGAAGCGTGCCGCATTACAATGGAGAAGCaaccttgccctccacaagggcagactgctCTCCAGGAGGGCAGCATCAAGTAACCAAGCAAGCATAGGCAACCCTGCCCTGCCCACTctaagggcagagcacaaaatggtgccttggagccaagagaagcaaactctgccctgcccttgtggagagcaggaTCGTGCTCCATGAGGAAAGAAATCCAAGGAAAAATAGCTCCCATGCATACCACAAGGTTCGAACcaagaaccatgaggaagccaagccttgAGACACACTACCGTGCcaagaagcaaaaaataaaatagcgtGCATGCCTCCGCCCAGGTTCGAACACGGGCCGTGAAGATTgggaaccttgccctgcccttggcgcgggcagggcagaatcgtgagtGTGCGCATCAAGAAGCACCAACGCGCGCACCAATTCCTTCCTTGGCACgatcctggcgcaccaaaccattcctgccctgcccttggcgcgggcagggcagcatctcgTCGCACCAAGTTTcttcctggcgcaccaatttcctcctctggcagcaccaacgcaCGCACGCctcaaatctggcgcaccaactttcctgccctgcccttggcacgggcagggcagcctctgaCGCACCATGGCCGCACCAGACTCGCACCAACTCGCACATGGCCGCACCAAATCCACGCACCAAGCttcatttttctgccctgccctccacaagggcagggcagcctcctgggagtgNNNNNNNNNNNNNNNNNNNNNNNNNNNNNNNNNNNNNNNNNNNNNNNNNNNNNNNNNNNNNNNNNNNNNNNNNNNNNNNNNNNNNNNNNNNNNNNNNNNNNNNNNNNNNNNNNNNNNNNNNNNNNNNNNNNNNNNNNNNNNNNNNNNNNNNNNNNNNNNNNNNNNNNNNNNNNNNNNNNNNNNNNNNNNNNNNNNNNNNNNNNNNNNNNNNNNNNNNNNNNNNNNNNNNNNNNNNNNNNNNNNNNNNNNNNNNNNNNNNNNNNNNNNNNNNNNNNNNNNNNNNNNNNNNNNNNNNNNNNNNNNNNNNNNNNNNNNNNNTTCTctttactttcaatgcaatttaaattctgcaagttacccatcaatcaaccaaatcttgattcgcttgactaaatcaaccactaaactaaaattgctcaatccttcaatccctgtgggatcgacctcactcccgtgagtttttattacttgatgcgacccggtgcacttgccggttagatttgtgtgttttgggagaaatttatttttccaccaaaatatctcatcaagtttttggcgccgttgccggggattgaaatagattgacaatgattaagtgaagtggagatctagatcaagcattttttcttttctgtttctttaacTTTTGACTAACAcgctaactgtttgaatttttgcctaAGCTAACTAATATTTCACTTCAGCCATGGATTAAAGTGTTATTGCTTTTCTGATATTATGTGATTCTTTTGTTTTGCTTGTATGTCAGATACAAGAAGAGAGATCCCTACCTTTCATGAAACTGATGAAAGAATCCTCCAAAGGCTAAGAAGAGAAGCAAGAGAAAAAAATGTTGCtggagaagaagaatcagaTGAAGAATATCATGAATTGGAGGAACACTCAACAAATCCAACAAATCCACCAGTGAGAATGGCCAACAACAATGGTCAACCCCAGAGGAGAGTCTTGGCTTCATATACATTTGCTAATCCAaggcattgtgggagtagcatcctTACCCCAAATGTCgatgcaaataactttgaattgaagcccCAACTCATCACCTTGGTGCAGAACAACTGTTCTTATGGAGGAGGCCCCTTGGAAGATCCAAACCAGCACTtatccaccttcttgaggatatgtaacactgtcaaaactaatggtgtgcctcctgacagtTACAAATTGATGctattcccattctctcttaGGGACAAGGCCACTCAATGGTTGGAATCCTTTCCAAGGGACAGCATCAACAACTGGGATGATTTGGTAACCAAGTTCCTCGCCAAGTTTTACCCACCTCAGAGGGTTATAAAGTTGAAGGCTGAGGTACAAACATTTACACAAATGGAGGCTGAACCcatctatgaggcatgggagaggtacaagGCTCTAGTCAGAAAATGCCCCCCTGCCATGTTTAATGAATGGGAGAAGCtacaaaacttctatgaaggcttaacaTTGAAATCCCAGGAAGCTTtggatcattcagctggaggttccttgcaactcatgaaaactgcagaggaggctcaagaacttattgatatggtggccaacaaccaatatttctttgctcatcaaagaagccgccaaccatcacaaagaagaggagtaatggagctagaaggagtggattcaatcctggctcaaaacaagataatgcaggagcagattcaacaacaatttgagcagaTGGCTAAAAAGATTGATAGCCTGCAAGTTGCAGCAGTGaatacaagccaaccatcaaccaaatgggggcaaaatgaagaaaaccAAGAAGATCAGCAGCAGGAACAACCTCAATATGTGCACAACCAAAGCCCCGGCCAAAATGACGTCTATGGTGACACCCACAATCCATCCTGGAAGAACCATCCAAACATAAGATGGGGAGATAACCACACTCAGAACcagcaaccatggcaaagaaactcaaaccaaaacaactcaagAAACAACCAAAACTACAACCAGCAGAACATTAACCCCAATCCATatagaaaaccccaaaacaaccactcaaattCTAGCTATTGTCCACCCAATAACCAAACCACTAACCAAAACACCCACCATCAACCTTCAACACCCCACAACCAGCCACAAACATCACAAGACACTCAAAGGATCTCCAACTTGGAGACATTGATAGAAAAGATGATGAAGCACCAAGAGACAATGATGgagaaactcatgaaaaatcaagagatgGCAAAACAAGATCAGGAAGCAGCATGGAAGGATCAAGCCATAACAATCAAAAACCAAGAAGCTGCAATCAGAAATCTTGAGAGGCATATGGAACAAATGGCTAAACAAAACACAGAGATGGGTGAGAAGCAATTAAATGCATCCCCTAGTACCACTTCAGACCATCCAAGGGACAAAGGAAAAGCTACAAAGTGGGAGGAGTGCAAAGCAATTATGGTGGGAGGTGAGAAGGAAGCCATCAATCAGGAAGAACACAACAGAAAAGTTCCACAAGAAGAGACAGAAGAAAGAagtgaagaggagagaaagaCCAAGAATGCAAAAAGCTCAAAGAGAGATAAGGACATTCTTGAAACACAACtacaagagaagaaggaaagggTGAAGCCACATATCCCCAAACTTCCATACCGTCAGAggttcaaaaaagaaaatgaggataAGCAATACTTAAAATTCCTGGACATATTCAAGACACTCAacatcaatattcctttcttggaagcacttgaacagatgccattatatgccaaatttatgaaagaagtgCTAACAAAGAAAAGATCCCTGAAGGAAGGACAGATTATTGAGATgacaaaggaatgtagtgctatccTCCAAAGAGAGTTGCCAGAGAAAAAAGATGATCCTGGGCGTTTTtacataccttgcaccataggaaacATAACAATTGAGAAGTCATTTTGTGACCTGGGTGCAAGCATAAACCTGATGCCTTTGTCTCTAATGAGGAAACTTCAAATTTCTGAGTTGAAATCCACACGAATAGTTCTCCAAATGGCTGATAAATCCACTAAGCAAGCACTGGGAGTTGTGGAGAATGTATTggtaaaagtgggaaaattctTTCTCCCAGCTGATTTTGTTATCTCAGATATAGAAGAGGACCCTAACACTCCCATAATCCTGGGgaggcctttcctagctacgggcagagcattgatagatgttgaaaaaggggaattgttgctgagagtgcatgatgaacatctagcattccatgtttttaaaaccTTGCATGAACCCATTCAAGAAGACGATTTCATGAAGGATAAGGCCAGAGATCAAAGNNNNNNNNNNNNNNNNNNNNNNNNNNNNNNNNNNNNNNNNNNNNNNNNNNNNNNNNNNNNNNNNNNNNNNNNNNNNNNNNNNNNNNNNNNNNNNNNNNNNNNNNNNNNNNNNNNNNNNNNNNNNNNNNNNNNNNNNNNNNNNNNNNNNNNNNNNNNNNNNNNNNNNNNNNNNNNNNNNNNNNNNNNNNNNNNNNNNNNNNNNNNNNNNNNNNNNNNNNNNNNNNNNNNNNNNNNNNNNNNNNNNNNNNNNNNNNNNNNNNNNNNNNNNNNNNNNNNNNNNNNNNNNNNNNNNNNNNNNNNNNNNNNNNNNNNNNNNNNNNNNNNNNNNNNNNNNNNNNNNNNNNNNNNNNNNNNNNNNNNNNNNNNNNNNNNNNNNNNNNNNNNNNNNNNNNNNNNNNNNNNNNNNNNNNNNNNNNNNNNNNNNNNNNNNNNNNNNNNNNNNNNNNNNNNNNNNNNNNNNNNNNNNNNNNNNNNNNNNNNNNNNNNNNNNNNNNNNNNNNNNNNNNNNNNNNNNNNNNNNNNNNNNNNNNNNNNNNNNNNNNNNNNNNNNNNNNNNNNNNNNNNNNNNNNNNNNNNNNNNNNNNNNNNNNNNNNNNNNNNNNNNNNNNNNNNNNNNNNNNNNNNNNNNNNNNNNNNNNNNNNNNNNNNNNNNNNNNNNNNNNNNNNNNNNNNNNNNNNNNNNNNNNNNNNNNNNNNNNNNNNNNNNNNNNNNNNNNNNNNNNNNNNNNNNNNNNNNNNNNNNNNNNNNNNNNNNNNNNNNNNNNNNNNNNNNNNNNNNNNNNNNNNNNNNNNNNNNNNNNNNNNNNNNNNNNNNNNNNNNNNNNNNNNNNNNNNNNNNNNNNNNNNNNNNNNNNNNNNNNNNNNNNNNNNNNNNNNNNNNNNNNNNNNNNNNNNNNNNNNNNNNNNNNNNNNNNNNNNNNNNNNNNNNNNNNNNNNNNNNNNNNNNNNNNNNNNNNNNNNNNNNNNNNNNNNNNNNNNNNNNNNNNNNNNNNNNNNNNNNNNNNNNNNNNNNNNNNNNNNNNNNNNNNNNNNNNNNNNNNNNNNNNNNNNNNNNNNNNNNNNNNNNNNNNNNNNNNNNNNNNNNNNNNNNNNNNNNNNNNNNNNNNNNNNNNNNNNNNNNNNNNNNNNNNNNNNNNNNNNNNNNNNNNNNNNNNNNNNNNNNNNNNNNNNNNNNNNNNNNNNNNNNNNNNNNNNNNNNNNNNNNNNNNNNNNNNNNNNNNNNNNNNNNNNNNNNNNNNNNNNNNNNNNNNNNNNNNNNNNNNNNNNNNNNNNNNNNNNNNNNNNNNNNNNNNNNNNNNNNNNNNNNNNNNNNNNNNNNNNNNNNNNNNNNNNNNNNNNNNNNNNNNNNNNNNNNNNNNNNNNNNNNNNNNNNNNNNNNNNNNNNNNNNNNNNNNNNNNNNNNNNNNNNNNNNNNNNNNNNNNNNNNNNNNNNNNNNNNNNNNNNNNNNNNNNNNNNNNNNNNNNNNNNNNNNNNNNNNNNNNNNNNNNNNNNNNNNNNNNNNNNNNNNNNNNNNNNNNNNNNNNNNNNNNNNNNNNNNNNNNNNNNNNNNNNNNNNNNNNNNNNNNNNNNNNNNNNNNNNNNNNNNNNNNNNNNNNNNNNNNNNNNNNNNNNNNNNNNNNNNNNNNNNNNNNNNNNNNNNNNNNNNNNNNNNNNNNNNNNNNNNNNNNNNNNNNNNNNNNNNNNNNNNNNNNNNNNNNNNNNNNNNNNNNNNNNNNNNNNNNNNNNNNNNNNNNNNNNNNNNNNNNNNNNNNNNNNNNNNNNNNNNNNNNNNNNNNNNNNNNNNNNNNNNNNNNNNNNNNNNNNNNNNNNNNNNNNNNNNNNNNNNNNNNNNNNNNNNNNNNNNNNNNNNNNNNNNNNNNNNNNNNNNNNNNNNNNNNNNNNNNtagcatttatgcactttcttgcatcctaagtaagtgatttggagtaaaaatacataacttctttaaatcaagcaaccaccatgaaataaatgttaaatcatgaggtttaagctaattttaattgcattttaattgatttataagcctcttgaatttagtgatactttgagtggttgtttggtttattataggtgaagaaaagaaaagaaaatgaaaagcgtggcctaagaagcgtgacacaagaaaaggaaagcgtggccaaagaagggagaagcgtgccgcaactCATAGTGGAAGCaaccttgccctccacaagggcagaatgccctctaggagggcagcatTAGGTGACCAAGCAAGcataggcaactctgccctgcccactccaagggcagagcacaaaatggtgccttggagccaagagaagcaaactctgccctgcccttgtggagagcaggaTCGGGCTCCatgaggaagaaaatcaagGTAAAAATGTCAACTATGCAagccacaaggttcgaacaatgaaccatgaggaagccaagctcTAAGACCCACTAGCGTGccaagaaatcaaaagaaaaagtagcGTGTTTGCAAGCCACCAGGTTCGAACACGGGTCATGAAGATTgggaaccttgccctgcccttggcgcgggcagggcagcatttgaaATGGTGCATGGACTTGGCGCACCAAACGCCCCCTGGCGCACCAAAgctttcctgccctgcccttgggtGGGCAGGGCAGCGTCCCACGCACCAACGTGCATCGCGCGCACGTGCGCGTTCctcattctggcgcaccaaccttcacgccctgcccttggcgcgggcagggcagcctctggcgcaccaacctcATGCCAGACGCGCACCACGCAGCACCAAAACGCATCATGGCCGCACCAACTCCAAGCACcaagcatcaattttctgccctgccctccacaagggcagggtagcctcctgggagtggattttgggccaaaattcaaattaaaaattaatttgaactcatttcttcaccaatccaaaagcccatccaaatcccaaaatccaagaatagaaagtgtataaataggacttagtttgatgtaattaggacttttggattttTACTCACCTTTAGCTACCtttactttgagctttgaattcttacttttattttgagAGCTTTTGAATACTTTCTTGAGAGAATTTGACCGAGAACTAAGAGGATCAAAGGAGAGTCTCCTTCCTCACTTctcttgggcaattctactcttctgttttctgagtattgggtgtgtgaaattggggaaattctgtcccaattcccattcaagctctttgcctttaattttctgcataattcaatccAAATTCTGTTATTCaattgcttcttctttaattttctgtcaattgcttagTGGATctagatctgggaaggaaattgggttttaggatctgctacctaagcccttggaatcctgagatcacaatttcacttttggttcttttgtgaacctctgctacattttatttaaattctgtTTGAATGCTACTTGTTTCTGATTTACTTTCTGCTCAAccatttactgcaatttacatcttctttgtttagatcttacaatcccattcctcaattcccttttactttctagcaatttatcttccttgccattta belongs to Arachis duranensis cultivar V14167 chromosome 8, aradu.V14167.gnm2.J7QH, whole genome shotgun sequence and includes:
- the LOC107461311 gene encoding uncharacterized protein LOC107461311, with protein sequence MAKKIDSLQVAAVNTSQPSTKWGQNEENQEDQQQEQPQYVHNQSPGQNDVYGDTHNPSWKNHPNIRWGDNHTQNQQPWQRNSNQNNSRNNQNYNQQNINPNPYRKPQNNHSNSSYCPPNNQTTNQNTHHQPSTPHNQPQTSQDTQRISNLETLIEKMMKHQETMMEKLMKNQEMAKQDQEAAWKDQAITIKNQEAAIRNLERHMEQMAKQNTEMGEKQLNASPSTTSDHPRDKGKATKWEECKAIMVGGEKEAINQEEHNRKVPQEETEERSEEERKTKNAKSSKRDKDILETQLQEKKERVKPHIPKLPYPWTAIKSQYLADFIAEYTNTPEIPSMWNLYVDGSSNKIGSRVGVIIESNQGTQIELSLKFEFSASNYQAEYEALLAGLKLAKEVRAQKLVIFSDSQVITSQITGTYQAKDPAMKKYLYKTRE